Part of the Flavobacterium okayamense genome, TACTGGGATTATTTACAGTTTTAGCATTAAAACACAAACGCGCAAAAGTTGCTGTTTCTCGAAATAATCGGGTTATAAAACTTTCTTTTTCGAAAGTTAGTTTTTGATATTTAAAATCAGCATCAATCTGGTAAAAAGCTTCTTTGGGTAAAGTACTTAAAATGAAAATTTCATTATTATTTAATTCAGCAATTAAATTAGAATAGAGATAATTGCGAATACCAACACCATCGGGAACTATAAAAAGGATTTTGTTCTTTTTATTTATCATTTTGCATAAATATCGCCAAAATTAGACATTTTTAGCTCTTTTCTTTCTAGTTTTTCCAAAAATTCATCTAATGTTAACCAGTTTTCGCTCATTTCCAATGTTTCGCCTTTTGAAAAATTAAACCATTGGTAACCCACTGATTTAAGTTGTCTCATACATGCAATCATTTCTTCTTGTAATTCAGGTATATTATATTCAAATGAAATAATTCCACTTTTATGCTTTAAACCTTTAAAAACTTCTAATTCAAAACCTTCTACATCTACTTTAATAAATTTTGGTTCACCGTATTTTTCGATTAACATTTCTAATGTTTTAATCTCAATTTCAACACTTTTACTCCAAACTGAAGATTTATGTCTTGTATTTTTTACCTTTTCAATATAATCACTCGAAAAAGTACTCAGTACACTACTATCTGCTTCATAAAAAGTTTTGATTTCATTTTTACTACCTAACCCAATATTTTCAATTTTAATATTAGGAAATTTTTCACTTAAGTAAGCTACACATTTTTTTTGAGGTTCTACAGCAACAATCGATGCTTGTAGCTTTTGAAAAATTTCGACTCTGTTCCCATAATTGGCACCAACATCAAAAACTAAGTCATTAGTCTGAATAAACTTAGCATAAAATTTTGTTCCTTCTTCCAGTAAGTTTTTATTAAGAGGTTCGCCTTTATCTTTATTTAACAATCCTTTAATTAAATTCCATAATCCAAAAATTATTAATATCTTTTTTATAGCTTTTTTAAGTCTCTTATTAACTTTCATTTATACCTATATTGTAAAATTCCTCATTATGTATATAGCTTGCATACTTTGAAAATGCACTATTGTACATTTCTTTGGTTCTTAACAAATATATTCTTTTCGCTTCAGAAATAACAAAAAAATCAACAAATGTCTTTAAGTTCTCATTATCAGATTCAGAATTTTTAACATCAATATGACTAGGATTACCTTCTAAAACCATTACATCTGAGTTACTTTTTATGTAATTCAAAAAAGTAATGCTATCGGAAAAGACAATTTTAGGCAAATCTCCTTTAATCCTCTCAATTTCATCTTTTAATACTACTAAAATTTCTTTTTTCCTTGCAATAGAAACGGTTCGAATAGTAGTATCTTGAAAGTCTCCTAAAAGACTAGTAAATCTAGAATGTATTGCTAAATATTCTGAAGGTAAATTGAGATTATCTAATTCCTTTTGTAATAAATTACTTTTTTTAAATAATTCTTGAAAAAGTGCGCTCCATTTTTTCTTTAAAACATCAGAATGTTTTTCTGTATAAATCGTATTCAAATAATCAATATTTGCATAAACAATAAACTTTTGCTTATTCGATTTTTGTATTGTCTTTATCCAATTAAAGGAAAAATTATCCATTAAGAATAGGAATTTGGTTTGAAATGGATTCCACTTTAAATCGGAATCAGTTGCTAACCAAT contains:
- a CDS encoding FkbM family methyltransferase, which codes for MKVNKRLKKAIKKILIIFGLWNLIKGLLNKDKGEPLNKNLLEEGTKFYAKFIQTNDLVFDVGANYGNRVEIFQKLQASIVAVEPQKKCVAYLSEKFPNIKIENIGLGSKNEIKTFYEADSSVLSTFSSDYIEKVKNTRHKSSVWSKSVEIEIKTLEMLIEKYGEPKFIKVDVEGFELEVFKGLKHKSGIISFEYNIPELQEEMIACMRQLKSVGYQWFNFSKGETLEMSENWLTLDEFLEKLERKELKMSNFGDIYAK